Proteins from one Gammaproteobacteria bacterium genomic window:
- a CDS encoding SIS domain-containing protein: protein MTEQNPHLASLYPFLHGARKDASQENAALLESVRQKAAHSVEVKQAFFEENGQSVVAAARAIADVYRRNGRMFAMGNGGSSCDAAHFAVEFLHPVTAGRPALTAVNLVADTAMMTAVGNDVGFGHIYVRQLIALARKGDGLVGFSTSGNSDNLLTAFGRAREMGLATIGLTGMDGGKMAETRDIDHCLTVRTDSIHRIQETHVAVYHILWDLVHTLLADDRGNLIAEAQT from the coding sequence ATGACTGAGCAAAACCCCCATTTAGCGTCGCTCTATCCCTTCCTTCACGGCGCTCGCAAGGACGCCTCGCAGGAAAATGCCGCGCTGCTGGAGTCGGTGCGCCAGAAGGCGGCGCACAGCGTGGAAGTGAAACAGGCATTCTTCGAGGAAAATGGGCAAAGCGTCGTCGCTGCCGCGCGCGCCATCGCCGACGTCTATCGTCGCAACGGGCGCATGTTCGCGATGGGTAATGGCGGCTCGAGCTGCGACGCGGCGCACTTCGCGGTGGAGTTTCTCCATCCTGTCACGGCGGGGCGTCCTGCGTTGACCGCGGTGAATCTGGTGGCCGATACGGCCATGATGACGGCGGTCGGCAACGACGTGGGCTTCGGTCACATCTACGTGCGGCAGCTCATCGCGCTGGCACGGAAAGGCGACGGACTTGTCGGGTTTTCCACCAGCGGCAATTCCGACAATCTGCTGACCGCGTTTGGCAGGGCGCGCGAGATGGGACTCGCGACCATCGGACTGACCGGCATGGACGGCGGCAAGATGGCGGAGACGCGCGACATCGATCATTGCCTGACCGTGCGCACCGACAGCATCCATCGCATCCAGGAAACGCACGTAGCCGTTTATCACATTTTGTGGGATCTGGTGCACACGCTGCTGGCCGACGATCGCGGCAATCTTATCGCGGAGGCACAGACATGA